From Branchiostoma floridae strain S238N-H82 chromosome 5, Bfl_VNyyK, whole genome shotgun sequence:
GTCCCACACCAGACACGCCCACGTGCCCAGGAGGAGTCCAACTCCTAACAACCACTGCAGCAGCTTCGTCATCACCTaacaagcaacaacaaaaacacagatgAGGATCTGCATGCCCTTTTCCGATAAGCGTTACAAGCTATTTCAATTCACTGTTAATCGTTGCCAATTCAACAttaagcatatatatatatatatattgtttgtgAAGCATTATTGGACGTTTTAATTCTAACACGTTATTTGTTATTCTGAATTTATcgttatacacctttctcacgcggcggccatgatagatctaaaacgagttcaatgtggcaaacaaaaggctgtccatcataatcagcagttcgaccaatggtagcctgccaattaggaaatcgaccaataagtgaatggctgcaaattcgtaaaaaatttgcattattatgtttttattttgcatctcttaagggaccatggggtcagtctacactactctaaattgctacatctttcggtgcataacacttcttgtaatatttattattctatcttatatcatgaaaatttgtgtggtttgggggaaaactaaatgggacctgattttagaaataagttttgtctgtttgcctcattgacctcttcttcgatctatcatggccgccgtgtgagaaaggtgtattgagaCATTCTTTGTGACGGGTAGGCCAGCGGAGGCAACATCAGATAACCCTCGGAGATTGTACTCCTGAAAATTACTGAGTTCAAGGCGATGTTATTATCAATGGCTGTACACCATAAATCAGCATGCAGAAGGTTTGATGCAAAAGTTCTGCGGCTACACGaattacatgtaggtgattGAGTCCTGCTCTACGCATCATGTgcaagaggatgagtgagtgtgagtgataGTCCTGCAGAATGCGTTGTGAGGTTTCCAAAAATtatttaccgttaagcattcCTAGTCTTTCTGAATTTGCTGTTAAGCGTTACCTGTAATCCTAGATTTACACTTTACACGTTGCCATCAtcaccccatgcagaccctgaATTATACAAAgtggaccaaggaggttaaaaatcatttgatttttaacctccttgagtgGGCCGTTATTTGTCTACGTTCAGTCGACAGTACATAGTCAATGGAAAGTACTACACGACACGGTAACCTGGTCTTGCTTCAAGCAGTTTCAGGCTTGGCTGCATCAGTTTCGTGACCAGAGTAGCGCATAATTTTTTTGACGTGGACATGATGCAACGATAGAGATTTATGTAAAAGACCATAGAAATAGAGACCAATTTCAGCAGGCTTTTTACATGAATCGTTATCCTTCCGAAGTCCGCTGATCATGTGTAATCCTGGCTCAAATACAAGACTAGACTATACCATACTTGTTCGACGCTTACCGTGACTTAGACGGTCGTGAATTAGCTTTGACCGCAGGTAAAAAGTTCAGCCACGTCCTTTGTGGAGAAAGCTCCTCGTCAGctggtgacctttgaactgTAAAAGGTGCTGCCGTAAATCGTACGGTAAGAGATGGATTTCAAGTCCAATCATGCCATTAGATAGGTAACTAAtgatagtatacatgtatgcaattttAGTTTGGTATTTGattgaatattcatatttgTATGATGAAGGAGAAACTATTATTGTCGTAATATCGCATTCAGTTTATATAGCTCTTTATTCGTCACATAAAGTCTTCGATATGTGTGTAATCTTTTTCATTGAATTTTACTTTTTCTGAATAAATATGATGCCATAGATAATAACTGTAGATTGAGCAACTATATCTCAAATACATTTATTAAAATCAAAACGATCAGTTCTCTGAAATTCTTGTTCAGGTTATGCGAATCTTGGATTACGAATAGTCGCTTATAAACCCCCTGGAGAGGGGGAGGGTCATCAAATGGTCCCGGGACAGGTAaacacgtcaccggaacgtactgcgcctgcgcaaaaagtatagacatgctaaaccttgctaaacccccggtttactaaagggccgcatttaagaaagtacgtgcgtatataagggtaaaatcccgtgtacgttttacatgaaaccatgtctctaacatatactgtgcaacaagcgggatttcaatgcaacgttgaccaaaccgagccccaaaccaccagggttcgcgcaggcgcagtacgttccggtgacgtgctggacAGGTAAAGGTGTAGCCGGCACTGGTCCAACCTGTTGTCTACCTTTTGTTTCTGTTTAATAGATTGGTGTCTGATGCGCAGGATGCCCCGGGGGAATAGTTCGGGGGCCTTTAAGTACTCCAGGGTTGCACAGAGCGGGTACAACTACGGACTGAGAACCATGGAGAACGTCCAGCAAGAGTCGATGTTGAGGAAATCTCTGAAGATCGCCCTGGTGGTGACCGCTTACTGGTGAGTTGTGTGCACTTGAGATTATTTTCTGGTCATCTGTGATGAAAAGCTTAGAAAGTTACTGATTAAACTGGATAGGTGGACGTGTGGACGTGGCACGACAATTATAAAACTGCCCTTTATTTTATGTttccttacaaaaatacaagacTCGTGAGGCTTAGAAATGCTAGTGGTTGTTTTATTACCAGGATGTTTAGATTAGGTAACGTTATGAACTTGAAACATTACATGTGAGCTCATTGAGTCTAGgtcttgaaatgttttcctATGCACGATAACAACTCTTTTAATTAGATATATGAGCCAATGAATGTAAATTGTGTCTAATGATTTACAATGACTAGGACAAGCCTCAGCGTAATTTGCATCATAATTATAGAACTAACGTTAATGTTGTATTAGGTAACGTTAACCATATGGATGGCTACAACATTGATATTGATGtatttcttaacattttaatgataaataacaCACAATTGGTACATAGTATCAATCTATCAGCTTCTTTAATCAATGTTTGTAATTATTTTTCTCCTGTTTGTGCCATACAGGGTTGTCTCCATCACTATGGTGTTTCTCAACAAGTACCTACTGAGTGGAGAAGAACTGAAGGTAGGGCAGAAGCTGTCCATTTATCTTTACGTGTTACATATCTGCCAGGTTGTTAGTGCAGACACAGACAGCTAGGTCTAACCACTACTTCTGAAGAGATGGTATGACCTGGAAATATGATATGCCTGTAGTCAGGTCCAGGGTATTAAAAAGTGTAAGGGTTGGTGGAAGCCagctaattgcacaacagattaacgaCACTTCTGTttactgcacggaatccccaaatcccaaactggtgcagtccagctggttaacttcgcattattgcaccagccggataattgcaccaaattcattGGCAAATAGGTCGTGCAATTAAgctgcttctactgtacaatatCAAAAATATTCCCCCTCTCTGAAAACTTTGTGTCTTAGAATAGCCTCATTTTGGGgcagtaaagaaaaaaagtgtacCAATAGACATGACCAacttgttttttaaatgagtgGCTGTTGGTAATATGCATTGGTTGATTGTTTTCTTCACAAATCACGCCATAATTCCAATGGTCATTGGACTTATGGCCCTCACATtgtaaacaaaatagaaaatgtatTCCTGTATAGAAAATAGGATGATCATGCACAGGAAGAATATGTAATTGTCCAAGAACAAAAGTTTTTCCTTTTTTGCATACATAAGTGTGCCCAGTGCCAATGTTTGCCTCCAATGTTAATTAACTTGGTAAACAATGGTTGAACCATTCCTGAATAAttttagacaaatttatattagTATGGCAGGCTATTGTGCTCTGTTTATCTCTATGgaatttttgtcataaaaaaaaatttgaagtGGAATATCAGACGTCTTGGACCATTCTCAACTTGAACTATGGCTAATAAGGTGGACCAACAATTTgtcataaccctaaccctaatgcCTAATCCAACACCTAGCAATAGGTCAAGTCATAAAGCTAGCCCAGCACTTTGGTCATGGCCTAACTCGGACCCCAACAATTGTCCTTGGTGTTGGACTGTTGGTCCGAGTTGACTTGTCTGAGTTGATAATGGTCACACTACTTTGAACTGTATGTCAGAAATACTTCACTGTAATATGCTTTGATTTGGTGCCAGTATGATGTTGCAGTAGTTGTTCACATTAGTGAAAAGTTTTgtagctgatttttttttctcgtcTCAATCTGATGTGTCTACAGTTGTATTGTCTGGGATATTTTTTTGagattaaacaaaatcacaaactGGAAGCACTTTGCATTgttgtaacattacagcagtaAAATATTCCCATGTTTGTGCACATTTTGCACTCaattgttttgctgttgttcCCTTTAAACAGAGTTTGAAGACAGCAAGTGAGGGGAAAATGGTTTGTGGCAGAATGTTTCAGCTGTCTCAAAAGATGATTCAACACTGATCTCTTTTTACTTTTCATCCAAACTTTTAATCAGTTATTCAGGCTGCCATTCTGCTCATTTAGAAATGATTGTACAACtcttcatctttgttttgtacCATCTACTTTAAATTTGAACATCTTTTAAATTTTGTCCAAATCTTGATTTCAATTCAGTGGTCAAAAATTTGTTATTCTAAACTTTTTCCTATTTCTGCCTTGGCACGCAAGACTTGGTttctattgttttgtattttccctttttctgattttgcttaGACCAGTAGTCTTATCAATTACATGTCCCTGTCTACGTATTCCAAATCGCAAGAATCCTCTTTTCACAAAAGTTGTCTTCACATGCTGTCTCCCTCTGCAAGTTTTGTCTGTCAATAATTTGGTTCTTTTACTCCTCTCaattatactagtagtagaaaaTCAGTACAAGTTTGTGGCATTTTCAAGTGACTGATTGTATTTATTCTAGCAATTTCAGAATCTGTAATTTAACTGAATACCTCATGTTAAAAACAACTCTTTATTATGTTGATACTCATGAGACATAGACTGTCTGAaaggaaagtacatgtagtgaaTAATTCTCACCAAGCATACCAactgttagcctgggtaccatctggatagtagtttgctcctatgtttgcttctgctacctatctggagacctgcacattcaaaccttttggtggtgatgtcagttaatgagcaaatttaGGAATGGATTCTAGAGCACTCATTTGATGACGACAAGCCTCCCACTAGTGGACGGAGGGCATTTCAGGTGTCGCAATGCCTGTTCGAGCGAACGCTTGAAGCCATTCCTTAGTTCGCTAATGTGTAAGGACCAATCGGCGCCCTCGTCCAtgatttggacgattccagacgttagagatGTGAAGGTTCCCtgacggaatagcagagaagcgactgtatatagtgtatgataaatgtcggagcgaactactgtCTGGATGGAACCTACCCAGGCTAACCAACTGCATCATCTTATTGCTGAGCTGTTTGATAAACCCTTTTTCTCCTGAGTACTGACATGAGCTGTTTTGTCATTGGACAGCTGGAGGCCCCGCTGTTCATCACATTCTACCAGTGCTTGGTGTCTGTCCTGCTGTGTCTGCTGTTACGGCTCCTGTCCAGGCTCATGCCAGGTGTCATCTCCTTCCCACCTGTGCACCTGGACAAGAAGATATCCCGGGAGGTAAGGACACCTAAGCCATACCTGGGCGGGGATAAGGTTCTATATGGAAGTTCCAGACCGGGTGATAACGTGGGTTATCAAATGGGGTTCtagttatcacatgggcttTCATAGATTAGTTTGAGCACACTTCAAACTTGCACATATTTTGAGctaatttgattttgaatgcCAGCTTCAGAATTTGGAATTGCTGTTGCAATTTGGCCTGGTGCCTTCAGTCAATCCTACTCTTTATTAGGCTGATACCTTGGCTGATACAGAaaacaccatgttgtattctatataaacATTGTCTGACTTAGAAATGATGGTCTGATAGAAAATGATAGCTGTATCATCAGAATATCCTGTAGGCCAGTGTTCTAAATGCAACATTTAGGTACACGTATGTCTATAAGAAGGGGGAAAGACATTCAATGATATTAAaggtttacatgtacaatatgaaCCATAAAGCATAAAGATaattcatattacatgtactcaAATCATTTCTTTTATCATTACCTAACATACTGGTACTGTGGCATTAAAGTTTTTATTTACTGTTACCCCTTCCCTGCAGGTGTTGCCTTTATCTGTGGTGTTTGTTGGAATGATCACCTTTAACAACCTGTGCCTGAAGTATGTGGGCGTGGCCTTCTACACCGTAGGCAGATCACTGACAACAGTATTCAATGTGGTGAGTATGGATGAAGTAAATACAAGTAATAGAAAAAATAGTAGGTCTTCCTAACTATGAAAGAAGCCTAAGAATGGTTTGGTCACCGAATGAAGAAAATGATACTTTTGTGATGCAGTCAACCTTCTATAGCCTGGATTGTTTAAAGACTCCTTTATTCTATTCCCATCCAGGTTCTTACCTACTTTGTTCTGAAGCAGACGACATCACTCAAGGCCATCCTCTGTTGTCTGGTCATCATCTCAGGCTTTGTACTAGGGGTGGACCAGGAGGGGGCCGCAGGTCAGTATTGGATAGAGATTGGGGGGTGGGTGTACTGGAAATTAGGGGGGTAGAGGATCATGCaatgagagagggagagagatgaGTGTTGGTTCTTTAAGCAGCTATGTATCTagtttcatatacatgtatgttttcactGTACATGAAACTTATCTTTTTTGGAAATTTATAGGCTTGGAGCTTGCAGTTTGCCACATGTCTACAATATGTGCATTTTGTTCCCAGGTACCCTGTCAGTGATAGGAGTGATCTTTGGCGTCTCCGCCAGCCTGTTTGTCTGCCTGAACTCCATCCTGACAAAGAAGGTCCTCCCTTGTGTGGACAGCAACGTGTGGCGCCTGACTTACTACAACAACATCAATGCCGTCATTCTCTTCATCCCTCTCATCCTCATCTTTGGTGAAGCCTCCATCCTCACTAACTTTCCTCACCTCACGTCGTCCAAATTCTGGGGCCTCATGACTCTGTCCGGTTTCTTTGGCTTTGCTATCGGTTATATAACGGGACTCCAGATAAAAGTCACCAGCCCTCTGACACATAATATTAGTGGGACTGCTAAGGCTTGTGCACAGACTGTTCTCGCTGTAGTGTTCTCTCACGACATAAAGACTGCTCTGTGGTGGTTGAGTAATGCTCTGGTGTTGGGGGGCTCGGCGGCGTACACAAAAGTGCGACACTCCGAGATGCAGAAGCAGCACAAAGAATCTAAAAAGGCTTTAGCTGAGATGAAAATGGAAGACAGCAAGAATGGGGACCTTAATAAGGTGTAAGTTATACCACTTGTGTTACACTTGGTACGATTTGTACATGTCGTCAAGCTAGTTGGTAACGCACCAtattttatttgcacaatgtTTTTGATTTTTATTTACTTTATGAAGTACATACTTAGTACTGTCATTTGTAACAAACCAGTAATACCGCCATCACAATTACATGTTGTACAGGTTGATATTTGAAGTGAAGAAATATTACCTAAACCATCAAGTTCTTTTACAAGTTTGGCTGGAAGTCTTTCTCTATGTTGATAATTAAACAGTGTTCTGTGATCATGgaagttactttcaaaatatatctttgGCAATATGGTGCAATGGGGCAATTGTGAACAAGAGTTTATGATGCAATGATTGTATATTTGTTACATTGCTTGGTCTGTTAAGGAGGGTCATAGATATTTCAGTGGATTTGCTGTAATTGTATATTTTACCCAACATCATTCCATTTATTGTTCTTTCATCTGtagaatgttgttgttttcataacAAGAACTTTCTGTTCCGTGTAAGaagtggtcatgatttttacagttgaaaacgtttttttctacgTTGTAGAAAATGAAGGAAAGCAAACACTTTGTGATTTGAAAGATTTCATGAAGAACATGTCTCTCTAGAAGTGAATGGCCATCCACCGTTCCATTACTGGGGTTCGAGGAGCAGGATTCGGCCAAAGATAAAGTAAATTAACTTACttttcaccattttttttttacccttctTTCATTTTGTTCTCATGATATTTCTCAACTGCATGTCTACACAGATGATGAATCaggctttttcttcttctttttttaaacccAAGAAAGGTTCATTGGAGGAAGACCGTCCAACAGTAAATGATGTGTGATCTCATTATGTTGGATATGCAAATGAAGGCCAGTGAGTGTGGGAGAAGTTTTGAGGACTGCAGACCAATTTTGAATGTGGAAATTTCTAATCTGATTCTgaggtatgaaaaaaatgatctcAAAGATTTGTATAGCTTGTTTGCTTAATACTCATGGTTAAATTTGACTCCGTTCTCATTTGTCACAAACTTGTTCTGTGAAAAGCTTTGGAGACTGACATTTTGTGCTGTAGATTTGGGAAAGGGAAGCGTGTATTCAATGATTCTTGCATCAACTAGCACAAGGTTATTGTGCTTTTgagttttcattgtttttgcaATAAGATTCTAGCCTTGCAAAGCTTTCTTTTCCTTGACTGCACCCATTGGTGCTTCAAACCATTTGAGTattacaaaattttgttgtaaTTTGGTGTGGTGTAACGTATATTGTACTTGTATCATGTTAATTTTTATGTCAGTAGAGGCCTGTTACTCTTGAAATACTGAAGGTTGTTcaacaatgtcatgtacttttTGACATTAATCAAACTATCAGAGAAAGGCCTTGCCATGTTCAGAGGTATATTAGTCACATTTACTGAATAGGAACAATGTTTTACATGACATGTATAGGGTCTAAGTTCAATAAGAGGGGTATATCTATATGTTTCTGTAGCCCATCCTGGATAAAGTTGGTGTATAATTTCTGGATGACACAATTGTTCTAAAGATGTTGACATTCAGCAGTATTTAAAGGTGCAATCACGAAAATTTGGAAAGCTACTGAAATGATGATTGTATTGGTGTCTATATTCTCTGCATAGCTGAGGGTGAATAATTTGAATTGCTTAAGAGACACTGTGTATAGACATTTTTGTGTACTTTGCCTTTCAGAGATTATGATCAAGTTGTCATACTGTAAAAAGGAACACTTCTATGTTGTTACTCTTTCGTGTGTACAGAATCATCTGTGAACATAAAAAGATATACAGTACAAAAGGTTATAGGTTAGGAAACATTGATTATTGAACAGAATCAAATTTGTGATTTATTAGAAATCAATTTTATTTTCTATGCATTATGATCAATTCATGAATTTTACAATGTCAACCATATATTTCAATAAATGAACTTCAAACTTCATGGAATGTGCTTTCTTTTTGGATATGTTCCTTTTGCAATAAATGATGGACAAGGTTTGACATCAGAGTGTAGTATCTAAGTTTAAAAGAGGTTCAAGCTATACCTAACAAGCTGATGACTTCTTATGACTTTGATTATACCTATATTACTTGTAAGCTTCATTATCCTTTCTTCACTGACTTTTAGTCATGTAAATATTCTGTCTTTTTAGAGTTACAACTTGATCTTCTGGGTctcaaaaatgtaataaaaatgtacatatgtCAAACAATAGCAATACATCAGTCAGATAGCCTGAATGGATAACTTACAGTAAACCACAAAATCTGCTTTTCCTGATATGTAGGATTTTACATCTAAAAGGAATGTCATTAgctacacacaaatacatgtgcCAAATACAGCCAGAGTGGATACTGTGGGAGTTATGTTGCACTATGGTCATCNNNNNNNNNNNNNNNNNNNNNNNNNNNNNNNNNNNNNNNNNNNNNNNNNNNNNNNNNNNNNNNNNNNNNNNNNNNNNNNNNNNNNNNNNNNNNNNNNNNNNNNNNNNNNNNNNNNNNNNNNNNNNNNAATACTTAATCCTGCATATAATCCCGCATCACTTTTATTAACCATAAACTCGGATTGTTCACATAAACATCCTGACAATCAAAGCTACTGTACAGCAGTTTCAATCAATCttattgcatgacaattttCTGTAATTGGAGCTGTAGTATATCAGCCATCAGAGCTGATATACTACTGTGATACTACAGTTCTgtctccctgtccctggtgacAACCCTCTTCCTTTGCTGTGCCAGAGGAAACAGCCTTCCTTCTAACAAAGACACCCTCACAAAAGAAGCAACATCAGAGTAAACCGAGACCATGTCTCTACTGTGGATGACCACAGCAGCCTGAAACACAGGCAGAGTCTGTGGGAAGGTTGGTGGTACTGACTCAGAGGTGGATGGAGTCTGTGGGAAGGTTGAAGCAGTATCAGACAGCCCCAGTAGTCCTCTCATCACACTGTTCTGTAGAAGGTCAGTCAGGCAGCCTGCACACACCCCAGCTACCACCTGTATGCCTGCAACAAATGGTTCAAATGTGTCAAACAAATACAGAATTTGGTGGCTAGCTCATAATATTATCAATGTTATTCCAACATAGGATCTGAATGGAGATTAtgacagatacaaaatgtacatgtacactctaCTATTAGGACAACAAACATTCTTCAGATCATATTGTGTTTCTCTACCTGTAAGTCTGATGGCCTGGAGTGCAGTAACCTCCTCCTGTGTCTGTACTTCATCCACTATGATGCAGTCAGGGGAGTGGTTCCTTGCAGCTGTCTGCAGCTGGGACACCTGATCACACCTGTTATGCACCTGCATTAACAAAAAACATATCCTTTAACAACTATGCCATACAAGAAAATGTGTTGGGAATCATCTTAGATAGCTTAACTTCCTTACTGCTCCTAAAGTGTCACACCACAATACCTAATAAATGACAGGATTGTTGACCTCACCTGAACCCTCCTGGCACCTCCTATACCTGGATGTGGGATATCATCTCCACCAGCAATCTGAAAATATACACAGGATTGTTACAGCGTATTTGATGACAATTACTGGACTTAATTTCTCATATCCCAATGGCAGTTTCTGTATTATGTCAAAActctatccatctatccattGCTTCACAATTATGAAGTCACCTGAATCCAATTCTCCTGTGCGTTACAAGTGTGTATGCCAAATTCAACTGAATAGTCTGAGCAAGGCAGCTACATAGTTAACAGAATGGATTTGACACATTTTGCACCATTGTCCAAGCCTACCTCCTTCAGTGTGTCCACCACAATGACCCTCCTGTAGCAGACATCGCTCAGTACGCGGGCCCACTCCCTCAGTAGGGTGGTCCTCCCACTGCAGGGGCATCCCATGATGAGTGTGGAGGTGCCTGATGTCACCACGTCCCACAACAGGTCCAGACAGCCAGGCACTGCCTGACCTCTTCTCAGGGTCAGCCCAACTACCTCACCTGAACTGTTCTTCAGTGTGCTGCATAAAGGGTTAGATATATTGGTCATTTGATTACATTTTGTCTATACATTAAGTCTATGTGTATGTCTAAACTtgtgacattgaaaattacagtcCTTGGTATAGCTAATTTCTACATACAGAAGAAGCTGGTTGGACCAAGTGCAGACATGTGCATGGTGCTGAAATTAAAGCTGTTGTTGACTTAACATTTGGTCATTGGTCTTCAAGTGATGGCAAGGGATGGTTTGAGTCTATCATGTCTCAAATCTGCCAAGCACATCAGGCCTTCTCTTCTCTGTAAATCTAAAAATATCTAAATATCATTTCAAACCTACAATTACTAAGGTCTTAGTCTTGGATGCATGGTCGGAcatcgttaatggcacctcatatgagaatgaactgaactgaactgaacttaatCAAGTTTACCAAAAGATACCAGCATTGAACAATATGGCTATTGATAGAAATTTGAACATATGCACCTTATCCAGTGCAGTGTACCCTTAAGTAGAACTCTCCCCTGACCAATGGCAGACCTCTCCAGGGGCAGGCCAAACAGGATGGTTTCTAAGGTTTCTCTGGTCAGTGTCTGGTCACTCAGTCTGGTGGTGGCCAGGAGGCATGGACTGTCTGGGTTGTAATACCTGGGGAACCATTCAAGCTAAATTACCATTCAGTGGGAATTTCAAGTGTAGGACTGGTACAATTGAACATTATCTGGCACTTAAAATCACTTACAAGCTGCTTTTGTTTTGGTAATGAAAATCCAACCTTGCAACTGGAATCCTCCCAATATCTATCTCCACTTCCACCAGGTTATCCTGGATGGGACTGAGGTTGTCCTTGAACATGGGCAGCAGCGATGTGAAGTCATCAGGTTGTCCAGTAGGGTTGGCACCTGGTACAACACTTTCCATTGGGACATTAGTTGAAAGATGCTGCATGTCCTGTGTAATAATGACAAAAAATGGTTGTTATATACCTGGCAAGGTGTATTGATAGACCTGGACATTCTATCAAACCTTCTAACAAGCTGTAATTAACTAGGTCCCAGGGTGACAATTTCTTTAAAACTAAGAGAACATAGATCATGACAAGACAtattttgcttgtttgcttCCTTCTTTCTTTGGTCAAGTAACtaaaagaatacagaaaatgtcattGGAACACTTTAATAGATGAATACACAACAAAATTCATGTACTGTACCTGCTCCCCAGAGTTTACCCAGACACGTGTGCCATCTTCTCCCACCAGTAGGTGCAGGGGTCTGCGGTGTACTGGTGCTGATGTGGTCCTGGCTTGTGTTTCTTCCTGGGTAACAGAGACCTGATCTATCCTAAATGTTTGGCCATGGTGATGGTGAAGGAAACTTAACAACCCTCCTCTGTGCTTGATACATTCTTGCTTATCCTCACCAAGCAGATTTATATACCCCTGAAGTGCACTGAAAGAAATCTCTCCACATCTCTGTATCAGGTCAAAAATCAGCTCTGATGTTTCTCTCTCCACATCGacctgttcttcttcttcatctggaTCCTGATGGTTTTCTACTGCATTAATTTGATCCACAGTCTGTTTCATATTAATGTCATCTGATGCAGATGGATCAAACAAATGATGGCAACTGTTGCTTGAGAAATCTTGCAATAGGAAAGTGTCTTTGTCATTGGTAGCAACCTCATTTCCTTCTTGTGACAGATCTGGAGCTGAGCCAGTGCTGGCAATCTGATCTGTTTTCTCTTGTTCCTTTGAATTTGAAGTGCTGTTTGTTGCCAccaatttttcttttccttgaTCGGCCTGTTTCTGCTTTG
This genomic window contains:
- the LOC118416925 gene encoding GDP-fucose transporter 1-like isoform X1 — its product is MRRMPRGNSSGAFKYSRVAQSGYNYGLRTMENVQQESMLRKSLKIALVVTAYWVVSITMVFLNKYLLSGEELKSLKTASEGKMLEAPLFITFYQCLVSVLLCLLLRLLSRLMPGVISFPPVHLDKKISREVLPLSVVFVGMITFNNLCLKYVGVAFYTVGRSLTTVFNVVLTYFVLKQTTSLKAILCCLVIISGFVLGVDQEGAAGTLSVIGVIFGVSASLFVCLNSILTKKVLPCVDSNVWRLTYYNNINAVILFIPLILIFGEASILTNFPHLTSSKFWGLMTLSGFFGFAIGYITGLQIKVTSPLTHNISGTAKACAQTVLAVVFSHDIKTALWWLSNALVLGGSAAYTKVRHSEMQKQHKESKKALAEMKMEDSKNGDLNKVSEWPSTVPLLGFEEQDSAKDKKGSLEEDRPTVNDV
- the LOC118416925 gene encoding GDP-fucose transporter 1-like isoform X4, yielding MRRMPRGNSSGAFKYSRVAQSGYNYGLRTMENVQQESMLRKSLKIALVVTAYWVVSITMVFLNKYLLSGEELKSLKTASEGKMLEAPLFITFYQCLVSVLLCLLLRLLSRLMPGVISFPPVHLDKKISREVLPLSVVFVGMITFNNLCLKYVGVAFYTVGRSLTTVFNVVLTYFVLKQTTSLKAILCCLVIISGFVLGVDQEGAAGTLSVIGVIFGVSASLFVCLNSILTKKVLPCVDSNVWRLTYYNNINAVILFIPLILIFGEASILTNFPHLTSSKFWGLMTLSGFFGFAIGYITGLQIKVTSPLTHNISGTAKACAQTVLAVVFSHDIKTALWWLSNALVLGGSAAYTKVRHSEMQKQHKESKKALAEMKMEDSKNGDLNKVKVHWRKTVQQ
- the LOC118416925 gene encoding GDP-fucose transporter 1-like isoform X2, giving the protein MRRMPRGNSSGAFKYSRVAQSGYNYGLRTMENVQQESMLRKSLKIALVVTAYWVVSITMVFLNKYLLSGEELKSLKTASEGKMLEAPLFITFYQCLVSVLLCLLLRLLSRLMPGVISFPPVHLDKKISREVLPLSVVFVGMITFNNLCLKYVGVAFYTVGRSLTTVFNVVLTYFVLKQTTSLKAILCCLVIISGFVLGVDQEGAAGTLSVIGVIFGVSASLFVCLNSILTKKVLPCVDSNVWRLTYYNNINAVILFIPLILIFGEASILTNFPHLTSSKFWGLMTLSGFFGFAIGYITGLQIKVTSPLTHNISGTAKACAQTVLAVVFSHDIKTALWWLSNALVLGGSAAYTKVRHSEMQKQHKESKKALAEMKMEDSKNGDLNKVEWPSTVPLLGFEEQDSAKDKKGSLEEDRPTVNDV
- the LOC118416925 gene encoding GDP-fucose transporter 1-like isoform X3: MRRMPRGNSSGAFKYSRVAQSGYNYGLRTMENVQQESMLRKSLKIALVVTAYWVVSITMVFLNKYLLSGEELKLEAPLFITFYQCLVSVLLCLLLRLLSRLMPGVISFPPVHLDKKISREVLPLSVVFVGMITFNNLCLKYVGVAFYTVGRSLTTVFNVVLTYFVLKQTTSLKAILCCLVIISGFVLGVDQEGAAGTLSVIGVIFGVSASLFVCLNSILTKKVLPCVDSNVWRLTYYNNINAVILFIPLILIFGEASILTNFPHLTSSKFWGLMTLSGFFGFAIGYITGLQIKVTSPLTHNISGTAKACAQTVLAVVFSHDIKTALWWLSNALVLGGSAAYTKVRHSEMQKQHKESKKALAEMKMEDSKNGDLNKVSEWPSTVPLLGFEEQDSAKDKKGSLEEDRPTVNDV